Genomic segment of Paraburkholderia fungorum:
CCATCAGCGCACGTTTTTTTAGATGCCTAAGCCGCTCCTTCGAACGTTCGGCAGCTCCCGCAACTTTTCGAGATCGCGCGAAAACCTTTCCCTGACTTCCCTCAGCTGACGGTCGCCGCCAGCAGCGCCGCGGTGCGCTGCTCGGGCGCGGTCTCGACGCGGCTCAGTTCATCCGGGTCGGCGGTGACCAGTTGCTACTGCGTCGGTGGTGGACAAAAAACTGGTCAAGGAGCCTAGCGGCGTTGGCATGTGGCATGGAAAACCGCAGCGACCGGATCCCATGAGGCCGGCTGCTGTCCAATGCGGATGCCTGCGCTTCGTCCTATGCTCTCGCGAGGCCGAGACGAGAATGTGGCAACTTGTGCAGCTATACACAGGAAACGTCGGATATCAACGTACCAAACGGGGTGTCAAGCCGAAGTTCTGTCGCCTAACCCTTAGGTCATTGACTGCTTAGGGTGGCTCACGCTGGGCGTGCATCTTTCCGTATTATTTCTCGCCCTGTATCCCTAGCGCATTTCGTTCGATTCAAGACGGATAGTCAACAGCAACATTCTTGTCGTAGCGAGCGCGGGCTTCTTCGACCTCAGAAAGATGCTCAAGCGTCCATAGGTAAAGCGCCTGAAATGGTTTGTCGAGTGACGTGCCTAACGCCGTGATTCTGTATTCGACCGAAATGGGGGAGCTCGAGGTTACCTTTCTTTCGACAATTCCATTTCGCTCTAACCGGCGCAAGCACTGTGTTAGAGCTTTTTGTGTCACACCGTTTAGACGCCGCTTGATGGCATTAAACCGCAATGGGCCGTCGCGAAGGGCCGCTAGGATCAGCATCGACCATTTGTCGGCTATCTGGTCGATCATTACCCGGCTAGGACAAACAGTCGCCGGCATAGAATCCAGTGGGAGTTCTGACATTGTGGTTTCTCGAATGCTACCTAGTTGCTTTGCGGTGCCTAATTGACACCAAGTATCCTCAATATACCATAGCAACTTCCTCCTCTCGCCCTGCCCGGGCTCGGGCCGCGATGCACAGCGTAAGGCTGCACTAGATCCGGAACAGTCGCGGTTAATCGCAGACAATGGAGAGGTGTCTTATCCAAAAAAAAGGAAAACGCAATGATCGCTGTTACAGGTGCAAACGGAAATTTGGGTCGGCTCGTGATCAAGGGCCTCGTAAAGGTCGTTCCGGCCGATCAGATCGTGGCCTGCGTTCGTCGTCCCGACCAAGTTGACGACATTCGCGCTCTTGGCATTCAAATTCGCAAAGCGGACTATGATCTTCCGGAAACGCTTGCGAAGGCGTTTGACGGCATAGAAAAGGTTTTGCTTATCTCGGCTGTTCAGCCCGGTGAGAGATTCCGACAGCACAAGGCTGTGATCGATGCTGCCGTTCAAGGCGGGGTGAACTTGATCGCGTACACGAGCATGCTGCGCGCTGACACGTCCAGCCTTTGCCTCTCCGGCGAACATAGAGAAACAGAATTTTACCTAAAACGATCGGGGCTGGATTATGTGCTGTTGCGCAATGGATGGTATCTGGAAAACCATACCGACTCGCTGCCTCTTGCACTCGCACATGGCGCGCTCATCGGCAGCGCAATGACCGGGCGATTTGCCTCAGCCTCCCGTGGTGATTATGCTGGCGCGGCCGTCGCCGTTCTCACTCAGCCGGGCCACGTGAACAAGACGTATGAACTCGTTGGAGATAATTCCTACACGATGTCGGATTTTGCAGCGGAAGTCTCCAAGCAAAGCAGCAGGTCGATTACCTATAACAATCTGCCAGCCGCCGACTATGAGGCTGCCCTCATTGGCTTGGGGATTCCAAAGATGATTGTCGACGTATTGGTTGATGCAGATGTTAAGTCGTTGGACGGAGAACTGGACAGTCCGTCCCGTGAATTGGCTGCGCTTCTCGGCAGAAATACGACAACGCTTTCCGATGCGATCCTTGCCTCCCTGCCGACATCGATTACTTTAGGCTAAATGTAGTAATGGTCTAATAAATCCGGACACTGATTTAGGCGAGAATGCTCGCCATGGAGAGGTGTCTGATGCCGAAGCAACGTCGTTCGTTTTCCCCCGATTTCAAACTGCAAGCCGCTTGTCTGGTGCTCGACAAGGGCTATAGCCATATGGAGGCGAGTCGCTCGGTCGGCGTCGGCGAGACGGTACTGCGTCGCTGGGTGCACCAGCTTCAAATGGAACGTCAGGGCGTTACGCCGCAGGGCACGGCAATTACGCCGGATCAGCAACGCATTCAGGAACTCGAGGCGCGTATCGAACGCCTCGAGCGTGAGAAGGCCATTTTAAAAAAGGCTACCGCGCTCTTGATGTCGGAAGGCATCGAACGTACGAGGTAATTGTTCAGATTGGCGCAATCGAGTCGGTCGAACTGATCCGCGCGGTATTTGACTTATCGCGATCCTGTCTGTATGCGTACCGGGAGCGTGCCCGGCGCGCTGACGCCGAGCACATGGCACTGCGCTGCCGGGTACACGAGCTGTTCGTCGAGAGCCGAAGCTCTGCCGGCAGCCGCAGCATCATGGGCATGATGCGCGAGGAAGGTCCGGTGATTGGCCGCCTCAAGGTCAGCCGCTTGATGGAAGAACTCGGGCTGACCTGCAAGCAGCCGGGTCGCCATGCCTACAAGCAGGCCACGGTCGAGCGGATCGATATCCCGAACCATCTCAATCGTGAACTCGAGGTCGGTACGCCCAATCAGGTC
This window contains:
- a CDS encoding SDR family oxidoreductase, with the translated sequence MIAVTGANGNLGRLVIKGLVKVVPADQIVACVRRPDQVDDIRALGIQIRKADYDLPETLAKAFDGIEKVLLISAVQPGERFRQHKAVIDAAVQGGVNLIAYTSMLRADTSSLCLSGEHRETEFYLKRSGLDYVLLRNGWYLENHTDSLPLALAHGALIGSAMTGRFASASRGDYAGAAVAVLTQPGHVNKTYELVGDNSYTMSDFAAEVSKQSSRSITYNNLPAADYEAALIGLGIPKMIVDVLVDADVKSLDGELDSPSRELAALLGRNTTTLSDAILASLPTSITLG
- a CDS encoding winged helix-turn-helix transcriptional regulator, producing MSELPLDSMPATVCPSRVMIDQIADKWSMLILAALRDGPLRFNAIKRRLNGVTQKALTQCLRRLERNGIVERKVTSSSPISVEYRITALGTSLDKPFQALYLWTLEHLSEVEEARARYDKNVAVDYPS